Part of the Caulifigura coniformis genome, AGATTGAGGTCGACGGTTCCGGCGGTCTCGATGGTGATGTGTTTGCCTGCGTCCTTGAGGCGGGCTGCGAGGTCCGCGACGTCCTTCACCAGCATCGGCTCGCCGCCGGTGATGACGACGTGGCCGCAATGGAAGGCGGTCGTTTCCTCGACGAGGGAATGGACGGTTCGTTCCTCGCCTTCGGGGTTCCAGGAGGTGTAGGGCGTGTCGCAGAACCAGCAGCGCAGGTTGCAGCCGCTGGTCCGGATGAACACGCTGGGAACGCCTGTGAGCCGGCCTTCTCCCTGGATCGAATGAAAGACTTCCGCGATACGCATGGTTTTATTGGAACGGGAGAGTGCTGGGTTTGCACGCGTGGCGATCGATTCTCGCGGTGTGCCGCTCCGTGCGCAGGAGATCGCCCGATCGCGGCTTCTCGGGCGGGCGCCGCGTGGTACTCTGGATTCCTCCGAAAGGCAGCAACATGCAGCAGATGATCGACACTTCGCGCGGCTCGTTTTCCGTCGACGACTCCGGAGAGGGGACGCCGCTCGTGCTGCTGCACGGATTTCCGCTGGACCACTCGATGTGGAAGGACCAGATCGCACGGTTTTCGTCGACGCACCGGGTGGTGGCGCTCGACCTGCGGGGCTTCGGAAAGTCTCCCCCGCGGAACAAGACGGTCACGATGGCCGAGTTCGCGGATGACGTGGCGGCCGTGATCAAGGCGATGAAGCTTGGGCCCGTGGTGCTCTGCGGGCTGTCGATGGGGGGCTACATCGCATTCGCGTTCCAGGAAAACCATCGGGACCTCCTGAAGGGGCTGATCCTGTGCGACACGCGGTCGCTCGCGGATATGCCGGAGGCGGCGAAGGCGCGGCGCGTCACCGCGGAGCGGGTTCTGAAAGAGGGAACGTCATTCCTCGCGGACACGATGCTGCCGAAGCTCTTCGCCGAGAAAACGGCGCTGACCCGGCCGGAGATCGTCGATGCGACGCGGCGCGTGATCGAGTCGGCCAATCCGGCCGGAGTCTCGGCCGCGGCCCGTGGCATGGCCGAACGGCGGGACTACTCGGATGACCTGGCGGGGATGGACATCCCGTGTCTCGTCATTGTGGGAGAGCACGATGCCATTTCGCCGGCGGATGAGATGACCACGATTGCCAACCGGATGCCGCAGGCGGAATTGAAAGTCATTCCGAACGCGGGGCACATGGCGCCGCTCGAGAATCCTCCCGCGGTGAATGAGGCGATCGAGGCGTTTCTTGAACAGCTTGGCTGAAATTACCTGGCGGGCTGCAGGACCTTGCCCTCGGACGTGACGTCGATGTCGATGGTGTTGGAGCCCGGCTCAACGGTTTTCTTGAGTTCCGACTTGCTGTTGTACTTGGCCGGGATCCGTTCGGGCTCGGCCTTCGTCCCGCTTTCAGGGTCGGCGCGGCGGAGCGTTGAGACCTTCACGGTGTGTTCGCCTGGAATTGCGCCCTTCTTGTCGTCCGTATAGACGAGCTCATAGTAGCCGTTTTCATCAGTGCCTCCGAAGGAGGGACGGCCGGATGCGGGTGTGAAGGTGACGAATGCGTGCGGCAGGGGGGCACCGTCCAGCTTGACGGTGCCGCCGACGGTGGAGAGTTCTGGCCCGCTTGATCCGCAGCCGACGGTGAGCATCGAGAGCAGGACCCAGCACGAAACGTGACAGAGCTTCATCTCGCATCCTCCGCGAAGGCAGCCGCTCCTGACGAGCGGCTGCCGGCGATTGCGTCAAAGACCTGCCCGAAGACTAGAAGTCGCCGAGCACGAGCCCGTCGGCCCGTGAGCCGAGGCGCTGGTAGATCCCGTAGCCGAGCCCATTGTTGGTGCGGTCGTAGGGATTGGCCGCGACCCAGAGGAGCGTCGTGTGCTGGATGTTTTCACTGATGAAGCGGACGGAGCCGTCGCAGAGGACGAACTGCGCGCCGCCTTCGTGCTGGCTGGAGAAGGCGTCGTTTCGCTCCGGCGCGTTGCCGTTCGGCGGGGGTACAGTCAGGACCGGGAGGTTCATCGCATCCTGGGTGGTGGCCATGAAACGCTGGCTTTGGGCGTTGTTGCCTGTGCCATCGATCGCATATCCGAGGTCATAGTCGACAGCGCCGAAGAAGCGGCAGTTCTCCGTCTGCGTCCAGCAGACTTCTCCGAGGGCGATCGTGTTGGTCGTGCCGTCGGTGATATCGCGGAGCTGGATCGAGCTATCGCGGTAGAACAGGCCGTTGCGACGATCCTGGTTGGCGTTGGGCCACCCACCCTGGTTTCCCTAGTAGGAACCAGCGGATGCCTTATAGCTGGCGACGGCGGCGGGTCGAATGGTGCCGATGAGGCCGGCGCCTCCCTGATTGCCGGTGGGGGGGGCGATATCGGACGGACAGCGAATCATTGGAAGTGCAGTGCCTGCCAGTCTCGCGTTGTTCACAGAAGCCGGGATTGACGTGTTCTGGATCGGAACGTTGAAGTCGAACTGGTTGAACAGCGGCGCTTGATCGATGAAGGGCAGGACGTAGGTTCCCCAGGCGAAGCCCGTGCCGCCATCGCCTGCGGCGCCGGCGTTGTCGACAGTTCCGTCCCAGGCGCCGCGGAATTGCTGGCCGATCGGAAAACGGCCGTGCACATCGAGATAGTTGTGCAGCGCCAGCCCGAATTGCTTCAGATTGTTTTTGCATTGAGTTCGCCGGGCGGCCTCTCGGGCCTGCTGCACGGCCGGTAAGAGCAGGGCGATCAGAATCGCGATGATCGCGATCACCACCAGCAGCTCAATCAGCGTAAAGCCCCTCTTCCGCAACAGAAGCGACATGCCAATCTCCCCCGAGAATTGGATGTTCTTGAGCCGTGGGCAAGAACTTGCCGTCCAGAAGCTATACGGCTCGGTCCCATTGAGGGTACCCGCGGCATTTTTGCGGCGTCAATCCCTTCGCGGAATTCTCGGGTCAGTCGGACACGTGCAGGCGGATGCTCGGCGCCTCTGACAGGAGCTGGTTGAGCCTCGTCTGCGCGGCGGCCCAGGCCTCGTGCGGGATCTCCAGCGTGGCCGTGACGACGTCCGGCTTTTCATCGACCTCTTCGAAGTCGTCGTCCATCGGCCGCATGAGCAGATCGGTCAATTGCCGCTCATCGAACCCGGTGAGCGTCGCATCGAAGTCGGGAAGTTCGTGGAGGTCAGCCAGCAGTTCGGCCAGGCGATCCAGCTCCCAGTCGCCGCCGACCTCCGCGTTGTTGAGAGTGACGTTCAGGGCTTTTTCCCGTTCGAGAGTGAGATCGACGACGACACAGTCGACCTCACTCCATCCGCGGTGCTTCAGAACCTCCAGACGCTGATGCCCGCCGACGAGGTGTCCGGTGCGGCTGTTCCAGACGAGCGGCTGCACGAGGTCGAACTCATTCAAGGAGCGGGCCAGTTTCTCAAACCGGGCGTCTCCCGGCTTCAGGGCGCGGCGCGGGTTGTAGGGGGCGGGAACGATCTGCGTGACGGGTAATCGTTGAATGTTCATGAGCGTGAAGGCGACCTGATTCTGTGCGGCGGAATGGGACTCAGGCTGCGAGGAACTCGTCTTCCGACTCGGCGACTCCGCAGCGTTCCTGTGCGGAGAACCTCGCCCGCAACTCCCGTT contains:
- a CDS encoding alpha/beta fold hydrolase; its protein translation is MQQMIDTSRGSFSVDDSGEGTPLVLLHGFPLDHSMWKDQIARFSSTHRVVALDLRGFGKSPPRNKTVTMAEFADDVAAVIKAMKLGPVVLCGLSMGGYIAFAFQENHRDLLKGLILCDTRSLADMPEAAKARRVTAERVLKEGTSFLADTMLPKLFAEKTALTRPEIVDATRRVIESANPAGVSAAARGMAERRDYSDDLAGMDIPCLVIVGEHDAISPADEMTTIANRMPQAELKVIPNAGHMAPLENPPAVNEAIEAFLEQLG
- a CDS encoding carboxypeptidase-like regulatory domain-containing protein yields the protein MKLCHVSCWVLLSMLTVGCGSSGPELSTVGGTVKLDGAPLPHAFVTFTPASGRPSFGGTDENGYYELVYTDDKKGAIPGEHTVKVSTLRRADPESGTKAEPERIPAKYNSKSELKKTVEPGSNTIDIDVTSEGKVLQPAR
- a CDS encoding ParB N-terminal domain-containing protein is translated as MNIQRLPVTQIVPAPYNPRRALKPGDARFEKLARSLNEFDLVQPLVWNSRTGHLVGGHQRLEVLKHRGWSEVDCVVVDLTLEREKALNVTLNNAEVGGDWELDRLAELLADLHELPDFDATLTGFDERQLTDLLMRPMDDDFEEVDEKPDVVTATLEIPHEAWAAAQTRLNQLLSEAPSIRLHVSD